A genome region from Clostridium pasteurianum includes the following:
- a CDS encoding mechanosensitive ion channel family protein gives MNFLNKFNFNIESGTAKIGSFKFNLYNIFSGIVKVLIIIVLMYVSIKIINKVIDRTLKKQQEFRFSIDKKRSKTIGAILKSIVKYCIYFFGIMGILTQILGNKLFSTISITFASMGGIAVGLGAQSLIKDVVNGFFILFEDQYSVGDYITIDTNSGIVESIELRVTKIRNFNGDLHIIPNGKIAEVINHSRGPITINVIVSIAYEESIDKAMNVINNACDKFSNGNEDVVEKPKVVGITEFGASGVTIKVSGKVKPMKQWSNENQLRKCIKEALDEANVEIPYNKVQFVGGDKNEQGI, from the coding sequence ATGAACTTTTTAAATAAATTTAATTTTAATATTGAAAGTGGAACAGCTAAGATTGGTAGTTTTAAATTTAATTTGTATAATATTTTTTCAGGAATAGTAAAAGTTTTAATTATAATAGTATTAATGTATGTTTCGATTAAAATCATCAATAAGGTTATTGATAGAACATTAAAAAAGCAGCAAGAATTCAGATTCTCTATTGATAAAAAAAGAAGTAAAACAATAGGGGCTATATTAAAAAGTATTGTTAAGTATTGTATTTATTTCTTTGGTATAATGGGAATATTAACTCAGATATTAGGCAATAAGTTATTTTCTACAATAAGCATAACTTTTGCAAGTATGGGTGGAATTGCAGTAGGTCTTGGTGCTCAGAGTCTTATCAAAGATGTTGTAAATGGATTTTTTATACTCTTTGAGGATCAGTATTCTGTAGGCGATTATATAACTATAGATACTAATTCAGGGATTGTGGAAAGTATAGAGCTTAGGGTTACTAAAATAAGAAATTTTAATGGTGATCTACATATCATACCAAATGGCAAAATAGCAGAGGTTATAAATCATTCTAGAGGACCAATTACAATAAATGTAATTGTTAGTATAGCTTATGAGGAAAGTATTGATAAAGCAATGAACGTTATAAATAATGCGTGTGATAAATTTTCAAATGGTAATGAGGACGTAGTTGAAAAACCTAAGGTAGTTGGAATTACAGAGTTTGGAGCTAGTGGTGTAACTATTAAAGTGTCTGGAAAAGTAAAACCAATGAAACAATGGTCAAATGAAAATCAACTGAGAAAATGTATAAAGGAAGCTTTAGATGAGGCTAATGTAGAAATACCTTATAATAAAGTACAGTTTGTAGGAGGAGATAAAAATGAACAAGGAATTTGA
- a CDS encoding DUF951 domain-containing protein, with amino-acid sequence MNKEFDLGDIVEMKKQHPCGTNRWEIIRVGADIKIKCINCGRIIMLPRSSFEKRLKKVLEKKEEN; translated from the coding sequence ATGAACAAGGAATTTGATTTGGGTGATATTGTTGAAATGAAAAAGCAGCATCCATGTGGAACAAATAGATGGGAAATCATAAGAGTTGGTGCAGATATAAAAATAAAGTGTATTAACTGTGGTAGGATAATAATGCTTCCAAGAAGTAGTTTTGAAAAAAGATTAAAAAAAGTTTTAGAAAAGAAAGAAGAAAATTGA
- the rpsF gene encoding 30S ribosomal protein S6 yields MNKYETLFILNPSLDEEAVNNNIEKFKAVITNGAGEVGNVDLWGKRKLAYEINKLNEGIYVLINFNSDSQLPKELDRVFRISDDIVRHLIVNLEK; encoded by the coding sequence ATGAATAAGTATGAAACTTTATTTATACTTAACCCATCATTGGATGAAGAAGCCGTAAATAATAATATTGAAAAGTTTAAGGCTGTAATCACAAATGGTGCTGGAGAAGTTGGTAATGTAGATTTATGGGGCAAGAGAAAGCTTGCTTATGAAATAAATAAATTAAATGAAGGAATCTATGTTTTAATTAATTTTAATTCTGATTCACAATTACCAAAAGAATTAGACAGAGTATTTAGAATTTCAGATGATATTGTAAGACATTTAATTGTTAATTTAGAAAAATAA
- the rpsR gene encoding 30S ribosomal protein S18, translated as MARDNGNRERDNGNRRSGGRNRRMKRKVCAFCMDKSESIDYKDINKLRKYVTERGKILPRRISGNCAKHQRELTIAIKRARNIALLPFTTE; from the coding sequence ATGGCAAGAGATAACGGAAACAGAGAAAGAGATAACGGAAACAGAAGATCAGGCGGAAGAAACAGAAGAATGAAGAGAAAAGTTTGTGCTTTCTGTATGGATAAGAGCGAAAGCATAGATTACAAGGATATAAACAAATTAAGAAAGTACGTTACTGAAAGAGGAAAGATTCTTCCAAGACGTATTTCTGGAAACTGTGCAAAACATCAAAGAGAGTTAACAATTGCAATAAAGAGAGCAAGAAATATTGCTTTATTGCCTTTTACAACTGAGTAG
- a CDS encoding MazG-like family protein: MKKEDFKIMSDMKTIEGLKADLLCVISEFFKILTKGTNAAQDAILNCISGAIILLYILGGRLGYSHIEIDETMKKKLKLGIIEQDDIEKEGKDLTKLYRHLKERI; encoded by the coding sequence ATGAAAAAGGAAGATTTTAAAATAATGTCTGATATGAAAACAATAGAGGGACTAAAAGCAGATTTACTATGCGTTATCAGTGAGTTTTTTAAAATTTTAACTAAGGGAACAAATGCTGCACAAGATGCGATTTTAAATTGTATCTCAGGAGCAATAATATTATTATATATACTTGGTGGAAGACTAGGGTACTCGCACATAGAAATCGATGAAACAATGAAAAAGAAATTAAAGTTAGGAATAATTGAACAGGATGATATAGAGAAAGAGGGAAAAGATCTTACAAAGTTATATAGACACTTGAAAGAGAGAATCTAA
- a CDS encoding DUF2232 domain-containing protein, which produces MQNYNMKAIGETILMSVILAMLILLNVYSLGMVQLIIFLIPLPVSIIYVRYNFKYALICMAIALLLGSVFATPISAALTWLMFLIPTAAFCYSYKKQFKFSKAFIIITVAYVIAIIFEYTGIIKIESNTTFIQIVNYIVSSAQASMNSVEKVYIDAGMNKQQVDEILDILRQTFTKSNILMIVPGLLGVVSIISAYLLCFIGGKIFNKLGVESNYNIKIYNIYTYNLVLAFSIIAVCIGLLLRSRNILIGSYIYYTVALTVGLWLLASGLSLIIYYLKSKTKLKNGIIALIVIFTFILFQSVGYMYMIVGFVDSFVDIRKIGRKKGGKEQGEK; this is translated from the coding sequence GTGCAAAATTATAATATGAAGGCCATAGGTGAAACAATATTAATGTCTGTAATTTTAGCTATGTTAATATTATTAAATGTATATTCCTTAGGTATGGTTCAACTAATTATTTTTCTTATTCCATTACCTGTTTCAATAATATATGTAAGATATAATTTTAAGTATGCATTAATCTGTATGGCGATAGCTTTATTACTTGGAAGTGTTTTTGCGACTCCAATTTCAGCAGCTTTAACTTGGCTTATGTTTTTAATTCCAACGGCTGCATTTTGTTATAGTTATAAAAAACAATTTAAGTTTTCTAAAGCATTTATTATTATAACGGTAGCATATGTTATTGCAATTATATTTGAATATACAGGGATAATAAAAATAGAGAGTAATACTACCTTTATTCAAATTGTTAATTATATCGTAAGTTCAGCTCAGGCAAGTATGAATTCAGTTGAAAAGGTATATATAGATGCTGGGATGAACAAACAGCAGGTAGATGAAATTTTAGATATTCTAAGGCAAACTTTTACTAAAAGTAATATACTTATGATAGTTCCAGGTTTATTAGGAGTAGTGTCTATTATTTCAGCATATTTATTATGCTTTATAGGAGGAAAAATTTTTAATAAATTAGGTGTAGAATCTAATTATAATATTAAAATATATAATATATATACTTATAATTTAGTTTTAGCTTTTTCCATAATTGCTGTATGTATAGGATTATTACTGAGAAGTAGGAATATACTTATTGGAAGTTACATTTATTATACTGTAGCTTTAACAGTAGGACTTTGGCTTTTAGCTAGTGGCTTATCTTTAATAATTTACTACTTAAAAAGTAAAACTAAGCTTAAAAATGGAATTATAGCTTTAATCGTAATATTTACTTTTATACTCTTTCAAAGTGTAGGCTATATGTATATGATTGTAGGATTTGTTGATTCGTTTGTAGATATCAGGAAAATTGGAAGAAAAAAAGGTGGCAAAGAACAAGGTGAAAAATAA
- a CDS encoding DHH family phosphoesterase, producing the protein MKKRYSGFYNENSSYMIINFALIIFMFVYGHYKTSIIALIITIFVIGYSFQRLRSKKDEWKDFIKDFSSSSDIAARNILINSPFPVIISSEKGNVLWYNQNISNVFKEDILGVNLSAIIDEEDLSELLGENCKTHKNLKIKDKYYDIYSSRIKIFKQDKEILLIYFYDVTDRYKFENEISNCKTSVLLIEVDNLDEVVKSTPEDKKPLLKAQIERTINSYAKNIDAMFKKYSTGKYVLVVQNKRLKSEAKKKFEILDQIREINMDNSVAVTLSIGIGKSGKTPIENYNYAVLAKELALGRGGDQVVIKDGEKLLFYGGKTKEVEKRTKVRARVIGQSLVDLVKESTSVFIMGHVNPDIDCIGAAIGLYSVLSTKVKGEIHIVLDSTNSSVNEIIDKLVTQYDEYKNVFIKSEDCLKIVDMSSILILDDVNSRNYVLSEKVMQSVSKIVVIDHHRRAANYIKDTILSYIESYASSTSELVTEMIQYMDENHKLKPIEAEALLAGIVVDTKNFSFKTGVRTFEAAAFLRKNGADTIEIKKLFSSDFENYVKKSEIIRSAKIVHNNIAIAVCPSEIDNNVMAAQAADELLNITGIKASFVLIKIKNNILISGRSYGDINVQIILEALGGGGHITMAGAKIKSSSVNDILINLNKAIDKYLEEGE; encoded by the coding sequence ATGAAGAAAAGATATAGTGGGTTTTATAATGAAAATTCATCATATATGATTATTAATTTTGCACTTATAATATTTATGTTTGTATATGGTCACTATAAAACGAGTATAATTGCTTTAATTATTACAATTTTTGTTATTGGATATAGTTTTCAAAGATTAAGATCAAAAAAGGATGAATGGAAAGATTTTATAAAGGATTTTTCATCCAGTTCAGATATTGCAGCAAGAAATATACTTATTAATTCGCCCTTTCCTGTAATAATAAGCAGTGAGAAAGGTAATGTTTTATGGTATAATCAAAATATTTCTAATGTATTTAAAGAGGATATATTGGGAGTTAATCTATCAGCTATTATTGATGAGGAAGATCTAAGTGAATTATTAGGAGAAAACTGTAAAACTCATAAAAATTTAAAAATAAAAGATAAATATTATGATATATATAGTAGCAGGATAAAGATTTTTAAGCAGGATAAAGAAATACTTTTAATATATTTTTATGATGTTACAGATAGGTATAAATTTGAAAACGAAATCTCAAATTGTAAAACTTCAGTACTATTAATTGAAGTTGATAATCTTGATGAAGTTGTAAAAAGTACTCCAGAAGATAAAAAACCTTTACTTAAAGCTCAGATTGAAAGAACTATAAATAGCTATGCAAAGAATATAGATGCTATGTTTAAAAAGTATTCTACAGGGAAATATGTTCTTGTTGTTCAAAATAAAAGACTTAAAAGTGAAGCTAAAAAGAAATTTGAAATATTGGATCAGATAAGAGAAATTAACATGGATAATAGTGTAGCTGTAACTTTAAGTATTGGCATCGGTAAATCAGGGAAAACACCTATTGAAAATTATAATTACGCTGTTTTGGCTAAGGAACTTGCACTAGGACGTGGTGGAGATCAAGTTGTAATAAAGGATGGTGAAAAGTTACTATTTTATGGTGGAAAAACTAAGGAAGTTGAAAAGAGAACTAAAGTTAGAGCAAGGGTTATAGGTCAATCTTTGGTTGATTTAGTTAAAGAGAGTACCAGTGTTTTTATAATGGGTCATGTAAATCCTGATATAGATTGTATTGGTGCTGCTATAGGATTATATAGTGTATTAAGCACTAAGGTAAAGGGAGAAATACATATAGTACTTGATAGTACTAATTCCAGTGTTAATGAGATTATAGATAAGTTAGTAACACAATATGATGAGTACAAAAATGTATTTATTAAGAGTGAAGACTGTTTAAAAATTGTAGATATGAGCTCAATTTTAATTTTAGATGATGTTAATAGCCGAAATTATGTACTTAGTGAAAAGGTTATGCAGAGTGTAAGCAAAATAGTTGTAATTGATCATCATAGACGTGCTGCAAATTATATTAAGGATACTATTTTAAGCTATATTGAATCTTATGCATCATCGACATCTGAATTAGTTACAGAAATGATACAATACATGGATGAAAATCACAAACTTAAACCAATTGAGGCAGAAGCGTTACTTGCAGGAATAGTTGTGGATACTAAAAACTTTTCTTTTAAGACAGGAGTAAGGACATTTGAGGCAGCAGCATTTTTAAGAAAGAATGGCGCTGATACTATTGAAATAAAAAAACTTTTTTCAAGTGATTTTGAAAATTATGTTAAAAAGTCTGAAATAATTAGGTCAGCCAAAATAGTCCACAATAATATTGCAATTGCAGTGTGCCCAAGTGAAATAGATAATAATGTCATGGCAGCTCAAGCAGCAGATGAGCTTCTTAATATAACTGGTATTAAGGCATCTTTTGTTCTTATTAAAATAAAGAATAATATACTTATAAGCGGAAGGTCTTATGGAGATATAAATGTCCAGATAATACTTGAAGCTTTAGGTGGTGGTGGACATATTACAATGGCTGGAGCTAAAATAAAATCATCATCAGTTAATGATATTCTTATAAATTTAAATAAAGCAATAGATAAATATTTAGAGGAAGGTGAATAA
- the rplI gene encoding 50S ribosomal protein L9 produces MKVILLKDIKSEGKKGEVINVSDGYARNFLFPRKLAEEANNNNMRVLNLKKDAERKQKLEETEAAQKLANELKGKVLKLSAKAGENGRLFGAVTSKDIANEIKKQFKVSIDKKKVSTETIRQLGNYEVELKLYPEISTKIKVLISEG; encoded by the coding sequence ATGAAGGTAATATTGTTAAAAGATATAAAGAGTGAAGGAAAAAAAGGAGAGGTTATAAACGTATCAGATGGATATGCAAGGAACTTTTTATTTCCTAGGAAATTAGCTGAGGAAGCAAATAATAATAATATGAGGGTTTTAAATTTAAAGAAAGATGCTGAAAGAAAGCAAAAGCTTGAAGAAACAGAGGCAGCGCAGAAGCTTGCTAATGAGCTTAAAGGTAAGGTATTAAAATTGTCAGCAAAGGCAGGAGAAAACGGAAGATTATTTGGTGCAGTAACAAGTAAGGATATAGCAAATGAAATAAAAAAGCAATTTAAAGTGAGTATAGATAAGAAAAAGGTTAGTACTGAAACTATAAGACAGCTTGGAAATTATGAAGTTGAACTTAAATTATATCCTGAAATTTCAACAAAAATAAAAGTATTGATTTCAGAAGGTTAA
- the lonC gene encoding Lon family ATP-dependent protease: MKLHNDSEEIKTQDNKAIPLEVQVDALYDTVKNILSEKTIRARIVKYKLNKHISSKNYAHKIYAINKIISEEKGIDTIPSNEKEIYDAIESTTKCIVEAVAKKYIENQIESQVEDALVKKQNKYLDEVRLNIIRKKKGSENKNTLNKYDKLKKLEKIRLSKSMQGLLRPQSFSEIVGQERAVKALLSKLASPYPQHIILYGPPGVGKTTAARIALEEVKKLKYTPFKKNANFVEVDGATLRWDPREITNPLLGSVHDPIYQGSKRDLAETGIPEPKTGLVTDAHGGILFIDEIGELDIMLQNKLLKVLEDKKVEFSSSYYDPDDENMPKYIKYLFEKGAPADFVLIGATTKEPSEINPALRSRCTEVYFEPLSSKDIIKILENAAAKLNVTVEDGAFELISQYTIQGRRAINILADVYGYVLYSKGLTPEDGIEIKIKDVETIIGISRLTPYEKIDLGKKYEVGHVFGLGVMGFMGSTIEIEAAAFPAKEKGKGTIRFNETAGSMAKDSVFNAASVIRKLTDKDIKDYDIHVNVIGGGKIDGPSAGSAITVCILSALLNKEVRQDVAMTGEISLRGNVKPVGGVFEKIYGARRKGIKLVTVPVDNIKDVPEGLKDIEVKSVSTIEELVNIVFKK, translated from the coding sequence GTGAAATTGCATAATGATTCAGAAGAGATTAAAACACAAGATAATAAAGCTATCCCTTTAGAAGTTCAAGTTGATGCTTTATATGATACTGTAAAGAACATTTTAAGTGAAAAGACTATTAGGGCTAGAATTGTTAAGTATAAACTTAATAAACATATATCAAGCAAAAATTATGCACATAAGATATATGCAATAAATAAAATTATAAGTGAAGAGAAGGGAATAGATACTATTCCTTCAAATGAAAAAGAAATTTATGATGCTATAGAAAGTACAACTAAATGTATTGTAGAGGCTGTGGCAAAAAAATATATTGAAAACCAAATCGAAAGTCAGGTTGAAGATGCTTTAGTTAAAAAGCAAAATAAATATTTAGATGAAGTAAGATTAAATATAATAAGAAAGAAAAAGGGCTCTGAAAATAAAAATACTTTAAATAAATATGATAAACTAAAAAAACTCGAAAAAATTAGATTATCAAAGAGTATGCAAGGACTGCTTAGACCACAGTCATTTTCAGAGATAGTTGGACAAGAGAGAGCAGTAAAGGCACTTTTGTCAAAGTTAGCGTCACCATATCCACAACATATAATATTATATGGTCCTCCGGGTGTTGGAAAAACTACAGCTGCTAGAATAGCACTTGAAGAAGTAAAAAAACTTAAGTATACACCGTTTAAGAAAAATGCAAACTTTGTAGAAGTTGATGGTGCGACACTTAGATGGGATCCTAGGGAAATAACAAATCCTCTTTTGGGTTCAGTTCATGATCCTATATATCAGGGAAGTAAGAGGGATCTAGCAGAAACAGGAATACCGGAACCTAAAACAGGTCTTGTAACAGATGCTCATGGTGGAATATTATTTATTGATGAAATAGGAGAACTTGATATAATGCTTCAAAATAAGCTTTTGAAAGTTCTTGAAGATAAGAAAGTTGAATTTTCATCATCTTATTATGATCCTGATGATGAAAATATGCCTAAGTATATAAAATATCTTTTTGAAAAAGGGGCTCCAGCTGATTTTGTATTAATAGGAGCAACTACAAAAGAACCATCTGAGATTAATCCTGCATTGAGATCTAGATGTACAGAAGTATACTTTGAGCCATTGTCATCTAAAGACATAATTAAAATATTAGAGAATGCAGCAGCAAAACTCAATGTAACTGTAGAAGATGGTGCTTTTGAGTTAATAAGCCAGTATACTATTCAGGGTAGAAGAGCTATAAACATATTAGCAGATGTATATGGTTATGTATTATACAGTAAAGGACTTACGCCTGAAGATGGTATAGAAATTAAAATTAAAGATGTAGAAACAATAATAGGAATAAGCAGATTAACACCATATGAGAAAATAGATTTAGGCAAAAAATACGAGGTTGGCCATGTATTTGGACTTGGAGTTATGGGATTTATGGGTTCAACCATTGAAATAGAAGCTGCGGCTTTTCCTGCTAAAGAAAAAGGAAAAGGAACTATAAGATTTAATGAAACAGCTGGAAGTATGGCAAAGGATTCAGTTTTCAATGCGGCTTCAGTTATAAGGAAATTAACAGATAAAGATATTAAGGATTATGATATACATGTTAATGTAATTGGAGGGGGAAAAATAGATGGCCCTTCAGCTGGAAGTGCAATAACAGTATGTATATTAAGTGCGTTATTAAATAAAGAGGTCAGACAGGATGTTGCTATGACTGGTGAAATTTCTTTAAGAGGAAATGTTAAACCTGTTGGAGGAGTTTTTGAGAAGATTTATGGAGCAAGAAGAAAAGGAATAAAGCTTGTAACGGTTCCAGTTGATAATATTAAAGATGTTCCAGAAGGGCTTAAAGACATAGAAGTAAAAAGCGTTTCAACAATAGAAGAACTTGTTAATATAGTTTTTAAAAAGTAG
- a CDS encoding replicative DNA helicase yields MDAPLRVMPQNLEAEQSVLGSMISDKNCIAQAAETLRGEDFYRENHQIIFNAMIGLFQKDIPVDLITLLEYLRSTDKLEAAGGITYVTQIRDSIASTVNIQSYIKIVKDKSILRRLIKSSNDIIEESYSKQDDVEKVLDGAEKRIFDIAQNKVTSDFEPMNVVLERGFEQIEKLYNNKGELTGVPSGFPELDAKTSGFQSGDMVLIAARPSMGKTTFALNIAEYAALRAGKSVVIFSLEMSKEQLAYKLLCSEANVDMLKLRTGNLEDEDWDNIAKASGPLADAKIFIDDTAGIGVMEMRSKCRRLKIEHGIDLIVIDYLQLMSGSGESRQQEVSEISRSIKALAKEMQCPVIALSQLSRAPEQRNDHRPMLSDLRESGSIEQDADLVMFLYRDEYYNKETEQKNVAECIIAKQRNGPTGTVNLAWLGQYSKFGRLDIIHQE; encoded by the coding sequence ATGGATGCACCCCTTAGAGTTATGCCCCAGAATTTAGAGGCGGAGCAGAGTGTGTTGGGTTCCATGATAAGTGACAAGAATTGTATAGCTCAAGCAGCTGAGACGTTAAGGGGAGAAGATTTTTATCGCGAAAACCACCAAATTATCTTTAATGCTATGATAGGGCTTTTTCAAAAGGATATACCTGTAGATTTAATAACTCTTTTAGAATATTTGAGATCGACAGATAAGCTTGAAGCTGCAGGTGGAATAACATATGTAACACAAATTAGAGATTCTATTGCATCTACAGTTAATATTCAATCTTATATAAAAATTGTAAAAGATAAGTCAATTTTAAGAAGACTCATAAAATCTTCAAATGACATAATAGAAGAAAGTTACTCTAAGCAGGATGATGTTGAAAAAGTCTTAGATGGTGCTGAAAAAAGGATATTTGATATAGCACAAAATAAGGTTACAAGTGATTTTGAGCCTATGAATGTCGTACTTGAACGTGGCTTTGAACAGATAGAAAAACTTTATAATAATAAGGGAGAATTAACAGGGGTTCCGTCAGGATTTCCAGAATTAGATGCTAAAACTTCAGGATTCCAGAGTGGAGATATGGTGCTTATAGCAGCAAGACCTTCAATGGGAAAAACTACTTTTGCACTAAATATAGCGGAATATGCAGCACTAAGAGCTGGAAAAAGTGTAGTAATATTTTCTCTCGAAATGTCAAAGGAACAACTTGCGTATAAACTTTTATGCTCAGAAGCAAATGTGGATATGTTGAAACTCAGAACTGGAAATCTTGAGGATGAGGACTGGGATAACATAGCTAAAGCTTCTGGCCCACTTGCAGATGCTAAGATTTTTATTGATGATACTGCTGGAATAGGTGTAATGGAAATGAGATCTAAATGCAGAAGACTTAAGATAGAGCATGGTATAGACCTTATAGTTATTGACTATTTGCAGCTTATGAGCGGAAGTGGAGAAAGCAGACAGCAGGAAGTATCTGAGATATCAAGATCCATAAAAGCTCTTGCTAAGGAAATGCAATGTCCGGTTATTGCTCTTTCCCAGCTGTCACGTGCGCCGGAACAGAGAAATGATCATAGACCTATGCTTTCTGACTTAAGAGAATCTGGTTCTATCGAGCAGGATGCCGATCTTGTTATGTTTCTTTATAGAGATGAATATTACAACAAGGAAACAGAACAGAAAAATGTGGCTGAGTGCATAATAGCAAAACAAAGAAATGGTCCTACTGGAACTGTTAATTTGGCTTGGCTTGGTCAGTATAGTAAGTTTGGAAGACTGGATATAATACATCAAGAATAA